The following are from one region of the Paracoccus sp. S3-43 genome:
- a CDS encoding glycoside hydrolase TIM-barrel-like domain-containing protein, whose translation MATLVLGAAGAAIGGSIGGAILGVSAATIGGFIGSTIGSVVDSWIISSLAPTQRIEGARLDTLRITSATEGAVIPRLYGRMRMGGNIIWATDFREETKTTTQGGGKGGGGGKVKTTEYLYYASFAVALCEGPITGIGRIWADGKPMDLSGVTWRWYPGDEAQTADPFIAAKMGAAGTPAYRGSAYVVFEELALSAYGNRLPQLSFEVFRPLADPDTAEGLTRAVTMIPASGEFTYATQAIRKTDGGATVPENLNALADSTDMVEALDRLQAMAPAVESVSLVVAWFGDDLRAGSCKVRPGVEVSAKSTTPASWSVNGVSRAGAFLVSRDDQDRPVYGGTPSDFAVVQAIQEMKARGLRVTFYPFILMDVPPGNSLPNPYSDNAAETGQPAFPWRGRITCSPAAGFAGTVDKTGTADAQVASFFGAATPASFSVSGQSVSWTGPSGDWGLRRMVLHYAHLCAAAGGVDAFLIGTEMPGLTTIRSGASTYPAVQAYRDLLADVRSILGSGTKIGYAADWSEYFGHQPGDGSGDVFFHLDPLWADTNTDFIGIDNYMPLSDWRDGFTRGQETELPQALKWQVARADEDYDAALVEARRITVDTTRIASESFLMAVPPEEAERRCRRALMEAWVGRETAAFRLPPSRLALDPADAIRLEHDGRLVDLRLVSIADAEARGIEAVRQDRATYDLPPGDPRAASLTRAVVFGTPEAVLMDLPQLTEDQPAHRPLIAAHAVPWPGEMAVFRSPSTDGFELLTTFGSRARIGTLVSDFYAGPTEPPWVYRRVCGSMIRLLFRLRSSLRRRPPLLRSA comes from the coding sequence ATGGCCACCCTCGTTCTCGGTGCCGCTGGCGCCGCCATTGGCGGTTCGATCGGCGGCGCAATCCTTGGCGTCAGCGCCGCGACCATCGGCGGCTTCATCGGCTCGACCATCGGCTCGGTCGTCGACAGCTGGATCATCTCGTCGCTGGCGCCCACGCAGCGCATCGAAGGCGCTCGGCTCGACACGCTGCGCATCACCTCGGCCACCGAGGGCGCGGTCATCCCGCGGCTCTACGGCCGGATGCGGATGGGCGGCAACATCATCTGGGCGACGGATTTCCGCGAGGAGACGAAGACCACCACGCAGGGCGGCGGCAAGGGCGGCGGGGGCGGCAAGGTCAAGACGACCGAGTATCTGTACTACGCGAGCTTCGCCGTCGCCTTGTGTGAAGGTCCCATCACCGGCATCGGCCGCATCTGGGCCGACGGCAAGCCGATGGACCTCTCCGGCGTCACCTGGCGCTGGTATCCGGGCGACGAGGCCCAGACCGCCGATCCCTTCATCGCGGCGAAGATGGGCGCGGCCGGCACGCCTGCCTATCGCGGCTCCGCCTATGTGGTCTTCGAGGAACTGGCGCTCTCCGCCTATGGCAACCGCCTGCCGCAGCTCTCCTTCGAGGTGTTCCGGCCGCTGGCCGATCCCGACACCGCCGAGGGGCTGACCCGCGCGGTCACCATGATCCCGGCCTCGGGCGAGTTCACCTATGCCACGCAGGCGATCCGGAAGACCGATGGCGGCGCAACGGTACCCGAGAACCTGAACGCGCTGGCCGACTCCACCGACATGGTGGAGGCGCTCGACCGGCTGCAGGCGATGGCGCCTGCGGTCGAGAGCGTCAGCCTCGTCGTGGCGTGGTTCGGCGACGATCTGCGGGCGGGATCCTGCAAGGTGCGGCCGGGCGTCGAGGTGTCCGCAAAGTCGACCACGCCCGCCAGCTGGTCGGTGAATGGCGTGAGCCGCGCCGGTGCCTTCCTCGTCAGCCGCGACGATCAGGATCGCCCGGTCTATGGCGGCACGCCGTCCGACTTCGCCGTGGTGCAGGCGATCCAGGAGATGAAGGCCCGCGGGCTGCGCGTGACATTCTATCCCTTCATCCTGATGGACGTGCCGCCCGGCAACAGTCTGCCGAACCCCTATTCGGACAACGCCGCCGAGACCGGCCAGCCCGCGTTTCCCTGGCGGGGGCGGATCACCTGTTCGCCTGCCGCTGGCTTCGCAGGGACCGTCGACAAGACCGGCACGGCCGACGCGCAGGTCGCGAGCTTCTTCGGAGCCGCGACGCCCGCGAGCTTTAGTGTCTCGGGCCAGTCGGTTTCGTGGACCGGCCCGTCCGGCGACTGGGGCCTGCGGCGCATGGTGCTGCACTACGCCCATCTCTGCGCGGCGGCGGGCGGTGTCGACGCCTTCCTGATCGGCACCGAGATGCCGGGGCTGACGACGATCCGCTCGGGGGCCAGCACCTATCCCGCCGTGCAGGCCTATCGGGATCTGCTCGCCGATGTGCGCTCGATCCTCGGGTCCGGCACCAAGATCGGCTACGCCGCCGACTGGTCGGAATACTTCGGGCACCAGCCGGGCGACGGCAGCGGCGACGTGTTCTTCCATCTCGATCCGCTCTGGGCCGACACGAACACCGACTTCATCGGCATCGACAACTACATGCCGCTCTCGGACTGGCGGGACGGGTTCACGCGCGGCCAGGAGACTGAACTGCCGCAGGCGCTTAAATGGCAGGTCGCCCGCGCCGACGAGGATTACGATGCGGCCCTCGTCGAGGCGCGACGGATCACCGTGGACACGACCCGGATCGCGTCCGAGTCCTTCCTGATGGCCGTGCCGCCCGAGGAAGCCGAACGCCGCTGCCGCCGCGCGCTGATGGAGGCGTGGGTGGGCCGCGAGACGGCGGCGTTCCGTCTGCCGCCCTCGCGGCTCGCGCTCGATCCGGCCGACGCGATCCGGCTGGAGCATGACGGGCGGCTGGTCGATCTGCGGCTCGTCTCGATCGCCGACGCCGAGGCGCGCGGCATCGAGGCGGTCCGCCAGGACCGCGCGACCTACGATCTGCCGCCCGGCGATCCCCGCGCGGCCTCGCTGACGCGGGCGGTCGTGTTCGGCACGCCGGAGGCGGTGCTGATGGACCTGCCGCAACTGACCGAGGACCAGCCCGCGCATCGGCCCCTCATTGCGGCGCACGCGGTTCCCTGGCCCGGCGAGATGGCGGTGTTCCGCAGCCCTTCCACGGATGGCTTCGAGTTGCTGACCACGTTCGGCAGTCGCGCCCGGATCGGGACACTGGTCTCGGACTTCTATGCTGGCCCCACTGAACCGCCCTGGGTTTACCGGAGAGTTTGTGGTTCAATGATTAGGCTGCTTTTTCGGCTGCGTTCAAGCTTGCGTAGAAGGCCTCCTCTGCTTCGTTCGGCGTGA
- a CDS encoding NlpC/P60 family protein, with amino-acid sequence MTSADPARVITIARAWLGTPYHDQASLRGVGCDCLGLARGVWREVVGPEPFPIPPYSRDWGETGPREVLAEGARRMMAEIAPCDAGPGALVLFRMKPRAIAKHVGILTGPATFLHAYERLGVIEEPLTPSWRRRIAFAFLFPQR; translated from the coding sequence GTGACCTCCGCCGATCCCGCCCGCGTCATCACCATTGCGCGGGCCTGGCTCGGCACGCCGTATCACGACCAAGCGAGCCTGCGCGGTGTCGGCTGCGATTGCCTCGGGCTGGCACGGGGCGTCTGGCGCGAAGTGGTGGGCCCCGAGCCGTTCCCGATCCCGCCCTACAGCCGGGACTGGGGTGAGACCGGGCCGCGCGAGGTTCTGGCCGAGGGCGCGCGGCGCATGATGGCTGAGATTGCCCCGTGCGACGCCGGACCTGGCGCGCTGGTCCTCTTCCGCATGAAGCCCCGCGCCATCGCCAAGCATGTCGGGATCCTCACCGGGCCCGCCACCTTCCTCCACGCTTATGAGCGGCTCGGCGTGATCGAGGAACCGCTTACCCCATCCTGGCGACGGCGCATTGCCTTCGCCTTCCTGTTCCCGCAACGCTGA
- a CDS encoding IS110 family transposase — MHETSNTANRIVGGVDTHKDLHVAAVVDNHDRILGTSSFAATRQGYRQMLAWMRSLGQLQRVGIESTGSYGAGLLRFLQAAGIEVLEITAPDRQDRRRRGKNDDLDAQNAAHAALAGARTVTPRTRDGMVESLRVLKACRKTAVTARRVALQMIHNTIVCAPDILRDQLRHMTRMQLVRTLAAWRPDLTAYREVEAAYRISLKSLARRYIELHDEIADLDMMIKAIVEDLAPELVARNSIGHNGAAQLLLTAGDNPERLKSEASFAALCGASPVPASSGKTVRHRLNRGGDRAANSALHIIAIGRLRTDEKTKTYVARRIAEGHSKLEAIRSLKRYIAREVFGIIMRRQQDINRTRIAA, encoded by the coding sequence ATGCACGAGACAAGCAATACCGCGAACCGTATTGTCGGCGGCGTCGACACGCACAAGGACTTGCACGTGGCCGCCGTCGTTGACAACCATGACCGAATCCTCGGAACCAGCAGCTTTGCCGCGACGCGACAAGGCTATCGCCAGATGCTCGCTTGGATGCGCAGTTTGGGCCAGCTTCAGCGCGTGGGGATCGAATCCACTGGCAGCTACGGCGCGGGGCTCCTGCGCTTCCTGCAAGCCGCAGGGATCGAGGTTCTCGAGATCACCGCGCCTGATCGGCAAGACCGGCGCAGGCGCGGCAAGAACGATGATCTCGATGCCCAGAATGCCGCACATGCGGCCCTCGCTGGAGCGAGAACGGTCACCCCACGAACCCGCGACGGGATGGTTGAATCCCTGAGAGTTCTTAAGGCTTGCCGTAAGACCGCTGTCACTGCGCGGCGTGTGGCCTTGCAGATGATCCACAACACGATCGTCTGCGCGCCCGATATCCTGCGCGATCAGCTCCGCCATATGACACGGATGCAGTTGGTGCGGACACTGGCCGCCTGGCGTCCGGATCTGACAGCCTATCGTGAAGTCGAGGCCGCCTATCGCATCAGCCTCAAGTCGCTCGCCCGTCGCTATATCGAACTGCACGATGAGATTGCCGACCTCGACATGATGATCAAAGCGATTGTCGAGGACCTGGCCCCTGAACTCGTCGCCCGCAACTCCATCGGCCACAACGGCGCCGCTCAACTGCTGCTTACGGCGGGCGACAATCCGGAACGCCTCAAGTCCGAAGCCAGCTTTGCCGCTCTGTGCGGCGCCAGCCCGGTCCCTGCATCATCAGGGAAGACCGTCCGACATCGTCTGAACCGCGGGGGCGATCGCGCGGCCAACAGCGCGCTGCACATCATTGCGATCGGCCGGCTCAGGACCGATGAGAAAACCAAGACCTATGTGGCCCGGCGCATCGCCGAAGGGCATAGCAAGCTGGAAGCCATCCGCAGCTTGAAACGCTACATTGCACGCGAGGTCTTCGGTATCATCATGCGCCGACAGCAGGACATCAACCGCACTCGCATTGCCGCTTGA
- a CDS encoding IS5 family transposase, with amino-acid sequence MRHDRRQHRQGSPPRTGRKRGTQSQAIGRSRGGITTKIMALADAVGNLTDFRLLPGQAHDLRGTGALIDGLTCGQLLADRAFDADWLREALTGAGIEPVIPPKSNRRFPAEFDRETCKWRHLIENLFGRLKEYRGIAMRCCKTDESFSAFIALAATVIRLR; translated from the coding sequence ATACGCCATGATCGACGGCAGCATCGTCAAGGTTCACCGCCACGGACAGGGCGCAAAAGGGGGACGCAAAGCCAGGCCATCGGGCGCTCTCGCGGAGGGATAACAACCAAGATCATGGCTTTGGCCGATGCGGTCGGCAACCTGACCGACTTTCGGCTGCTGCCGGGACAGGCCCATGATCTGCGCGGCACAGGGGCGCTGATCGATGGCCTGACGTGTGGCCAACTTCTTGCCGACCGGGCGTTCGATGCCGATTGGCTGCGCGAGGCGCTAACCGGTGCAGGGATCGAGCCGGTCATTCCGCCAAAGTCCAACCGCCGCTTCCCCGCCGAATTCGACCGCGAAACCTGCAAGTGGCGGCACCTGATCGAGAACCTCTTCGGCAGGCTCAAGGAATACAGAGGCATCGCCATGCGCTGCTGCAAGACTGATGAAAGTTTCAGCGCCTTCATTGCTCTCGCCGCAACCGTCATCCGACTCCGGTGA
- the gltS gene encoding sodium/glutamate symporter: MTFFTVHPFHSFNLAVVLLIAGKILTLNIDLLRRYSIPEPVAGGFLCIAVTGLLWALFDLKVSFEVGIRDFLLLVFFAGIGLKSDIRTLLAGGRPLVILLILATSFILLQNFAGMGLARLFGMEPKTGLMVGSVSLTGGVGTTLAWAPIFAEKLGITNALELGVAANTVGLIAACVIGGPIAALLIRRGGLKAENKRDLDIGVPNEGRAVRMDYFCILWSILALNVTVLIGLALHEAITAAGVTLPAFVSCLVAGIVLRNLLPLAPRRLVRRIWPGVDDALALISDLSLGLFLIMALMGLQVWELNGVLLFITAALVMQILLTVGFTIWVVFPAMGRDYEAAVISAGFGGITLGSTATAIANMTAVAQQHGAAHRAFVIVPLVCGFFIDIVNALIISALVG; the protein is encoded by the coding sequence GTGACCTTCTTTACGGTTCATCCCTTCCATTCCTTCAATCTTGCCGTGGTCTTGCTGATCGCGGGCAAGATCCTGACCCTGAACATTGATCTTCTGCGCCGCTATTCGATCCCCGAGCCGGTGGCGGGCGGCTTTCTCTGTATCGCGGTAACGGGGCTCCTCTGGGCGCTGTTCGATCTGAAGGTCTCATTCGAGGTGGGGATCCGTGATTTCCTGCTGCTGGTGTTCTTTGCCGGTATCGGGCTGAAATCCGATATCCGCACGCTGCTTGCGGGGGGCAGGCCGTTGGTGATCCTGTTGATCCTTGCGACCAGCTTCATCCTTTTGCAGAACTTCGCGGGGATGGGGCTGGCGAGGCTCTTTGGAATGGAGCCGAAGACCGGGCTGATGGTCGGCTCGGTTTCGCTGACCGGCGGCGTTGGCACCACGCTGGCCTGGGCACCGATATTCGCCGAAAAGCTGGGGATCACGAATGCGCTGGAACTGGGGGTCGCGGCCAATACTGTCGGGCTAATCGCGGCCTGTGTGATCGGCGGGCCGATTGCGGCGCTCCTGATCCGGCGGGGCGGGCTGAAGGCGGAAAACAAGCGCGATCTGGACATCGGCGTTCCGAATGAGGGGCGCGCGGTCCGGATGGATTACTTCTGCATCCTCTGGTCGATCCTGGCGCTGAATGTCACCGTGCTGATCGGGCTGGCGCTGCATGAGGCGATCACGGCGGCCGGCGTCACGCTTCCAGCCTTTGTCAGCTGCCTTGTCGCGGGGATCGTGCTGCGCAACCTTTTGCCGCTGGCCCCGAGGCGGTTAGTGCGGCGGATCTGGCCTGGGGTCGATGATGCGCTGGCGCTGATCTCGGATCTGTCACTCGGGCTTTTCCTGATCATGGCGCTGATGGGCCTGCAGGTCTGGGAGCTGAACGGCGTCCTTCTGTTCATTACCGCCGCCCTTGTGATGCAGATCCTGCTGACGGTCGGATTCACGATTTGGGTCGTGTTCCCCGCGATGGGGCGCGATTATGAGGCGGCGGTGATCTCGGCCGGGTTTGGCGGTATCACGCTCGGCTCAACCGCCACCGCCATCGCCAATATGACCGCCGTGGCGCAGCAACATGGCGCGGCGCACCGGGCCTTTGTGATCGTGCCGCTGGTCTGCGGCTTTTTCATCGATATCGTCAACGCGCTGATCATCTCGGCGCTGGTCGGCTAG
- the fabI gene encoding enoyl-ACP reductase FabI codes for MIDLKGKRGLVVGVANEASIAAGCARAFRAAGAELALTFLNEKARPWVEPVAQEVGAPLFLPCDVREPGQLEAVFDRITAEWGRLDFLLHAIAFAPREDLHTSVVNASAEGFATAMDISCHSFLRMARLARPLMQAGGSLITVSFYGADRVVENYNLMGPVKAALEASVRYAAADLAGEGIRAFSLSTGPVKTRAASGIDRFDALMDKIRARTPAGKLVSIEEIGTLAAFLATEAASPMSGSVVYADNGFHTTA; via the coding sequence ATGATTGATCTGAAAGGCAAACGCGGCCTCGTGGTTGGCGTGGCGAATGAGGCCAGCATCGCCGCCGGTTGCGCCAGGGCCTTTCGCGCGGCGGGGGCAGAGCTGGCGCTGACCTTTCTTAATGAAAAGGCCCGGCCATGGGTCGAACCCGTGGCGCAGGAAGTGGGTGCGCCGCTGTTCCTTCCTTGCGATGTGCGTGAACCCGGCCAGTTGGAAGCCGTGTTTGACCGCATTACCGCTGAATGGGGGCGGCTTGATTTTCTGCTTCATGCCATCGCCTTCGCCCCGCGCGAGGATCTGCACACCAGCGTTGTCAACGCTTCGGCCGAAGGTTTTGCGACGGCGATGGATATCTCTTGCCACTCCTTCCTGCGCATGGCGCGGCTGGCGCGGCCTTTGATGCAGGCGGGTGGTTCGCTGATCACGGTCAGCTTTTACGGCGCGGATCGGGTGGTCGAGAATTACAACCTCATGGGTCCGGTAAAGGCCGCGCTGGAGGCTTCGGTCCGCTATGCGGCGGCCGATCTGGCGGGCGAAGGGATTCGTGCCTTTTCGCTTTCAACCGGTCCGGTCAAGACCCGCGCCGCCTCGGGGATCGACCGGTTCGATGCGCTGATGGATAAGATTCGCGCCCGTACGCCTGCGGGAAAACTGGTAAGCATCGAAGAGATCGGTACGCTGGCGGCCTTTCTGGCAACCGAGGCCGCAAGTCCCATGAGCGGATCGGTGGTCTATGCCGATAACGGATTTCACACCACCGCCTGA
- a CDS encoding acetate/propionate family kinase produces MTRDLILTFNTGSSTIKLGFYALEAAAPRPLASGVIDFRDEPFEVRLTREGKTFSGPITADPGDLTAVLNQAFAWLAGHFNLSRLAVIGHRVVHGGDVFTGPVRITDQVIAQIDALARLAPLHQPQSLALIRAMRGLYPDVPQTASFDTAFHATNPPLIRRFALPRALYDQGIKRYGFHGLSYRYIAGQLGDLATDAKVVAAHLGSGASLCAIRGGKSIDSSMGFSTLDGIPMATRSGALDPGVILHLMGEMGQSLKQVETMLYRESGLLGVSGFEADSRELMASTRPEAAEAIDLFCLRIAGEVARLATSMGGIDALVFTAGIGEHQPGIRARVAARLAWLGAELDPDANEAGSRRISTAASRVQLLVIPTDEESIIAQEAVSEEAAT; encoded by the coding sequence GTGACCCGCGATCTGATCCTGACATTCAACACCGGATCCTCGACTATCAAGCTGGGGTTTTACGCACTGGAGGCCGCCGCGCCGCGCCCGCTGGCGTCGGGCGTGATCGATTTCCGCGATGAGCCTTTCGAAGTGCGCCTGACGCGCGAGGGCAAGACCTTTTCAGGCCCGATCACAGCGGATCCCGGCGATCTGACAGCCGTGCTGAACCAGGCTTTTGCCTGGCTGGCCGGGCATTTCAATCTTTCGCGCCTTGCGGTGATCGGCCATCGGGTTGTGCATGGCGGCGATGTCTTCACAGGACCAGTCCGGATCACCGATCAGGTGATCGCGCAGATCGACGCGCTGGCGCGGCTTGCGCCGCTGCATCAGCCGCAAAGCCTTGCGCTGATCCGGGCGATGCGGGGGCTTTACCCCGATGTGCCACAGACAGCCTCTTTCGACACGGCGTTTCATGCCACCAACCCGCCCCTGATCCGCCGCTTTGCCCTGCCGCGCGCGCTTTATGATCAGGGGATCAAGCGCTATGGCTTTCATGGTCTCTCCTACCGCTATATCGCCGGGCAACTGGGCGATCTGGCCACCGATGCAAAGGTGGTCGCCGCACATCTGGGCAGCGGCGCAAGCCTTTGTGCGATCCGGGGCGGCAAGAGCATCGACAGCTCGATGGGGTTTTCGACGCTGGACGGCATCCCGATGGCGACGCGTTCGGGTGCGCTGGACCCCGGCGTGATCCTGCATCTGATGGGCGAAATGGGGCAAAGCCTGAAACAGGTCGAGACCATGCTCTATCGTGAAAGCGGCCTTCTGGGCGTGTCGGGTTTCGAGGCTGACAGCCGCGAGCTGATGGCCAGCACGCGCCCAGAGGCTGCCGAGGCGATCGACCTCTTTTGCCTGCGCATCGCGGGCGAGGTGGCACGGTTGGCGACCAGCATGGGCGGGATCGATGCGCTGGTCTTCACGGCAGGAATCGGCGAGCATCAGCCCGGTATCCGCGCCCGTGTCGCCGCGCGGCTGGCCTGGCTTGGGGCAGAGCTTGACCCCGATGCCAATGAAGCAGGGTCGCGCAGGATCAGCACCGCCGCCAGCCGGGTGCAGCTTCTTGTCATTCCGACCGATGAGGAAAGCATCATCGCCCAGGAGGCCGTCAGCGAAGAGGCAGCGACATGA
- a CDS encoding bifunctional enoyl-CoA hydratase/phosphate acetyltransferase: MTGTLTNYLFHQMKIGDRASLVRHVGPKDIELFAAVSGDANPAHLDAGFAAHGPFGHVVVHGMWTAALISAVLGTRLPGPGTIYLDQQIRFNKPVSPGDTITAEVEVAELIEGKNRVRLTTTARNQRGEVVLSGEALVLAPVEQVTWVPGDLPEAVVLPKGRWQGFVEEARALPPVRAAVVHPCSKSAILGAIEVRDEGLLDPILIGPGGKIRAAAAEAGVSLDGFRIEETEHSHAAAARAVELAACGNVQVLVKGSLHSDELLAAVVSKSGGLRTERRISHVYAMDVPAYRKPVIVTDAAINIAPTLEHKRDICQNAVDLMRLLGRDQPKVAVLAAVETVNATMPATLDAAALTVMAARGQITGALVDGPLAFDNAISPEAVATKGIVSQVAGEADILLVPDLEAGNMLAKQLIYFAGATAAGLVLGARVPIVLTSRADPLSARIASAALAKLVAVRKAEGKA; the protein is encoded by the coding sequence ATGACCGGCACTCTGACCAACTATCTGTTTCACCAGATGAAAATCGGCGACCGCGCCAGTCTTGTCCGCCACGTCGGTCCCAAGGATATTGAATTGTTCGCCGCTGTTTCCGGCGACGCCAACCCCGCGCATCTGGATGCCGGTTTCGCCGCCCATGGGCCGTTTGGCCATGTCGTGGTGCACGGCATGTGGACTGCGGCGCTGATTTCGGCGGTGCTGGGCACCCGCCTGCCGGGGCCGGGGACGATCTATCTCGACCAGCAGATCCGCTTTAACAAGCCGGTTTCGCCAGGCGATACCATCACCGCCGAAGTTGAAGTGGCCGAGCTGATCGAGGGCAAGAACCGTGTCCGCCTGACGACCACCGCCCGCAATCAGCGGGGCGAGGTGGTGCTTTCGGGCGAGGCGCTGGTGCTGGCCCCGGTCGAGCAGGTGACCTGGGTGCCGGGTGACCTTCCCGAGGCGGTGGTCTTGCCGAAGGGGCGCTGGCAGGGCTTTGTCGAAGAGGCCCGCGCATTGCCCCCGGTGCGGGCGGCGGTGGTGCATCCCTGTTCGAAATCCGCGATCCTTGGCGCGATCGAGGTGCGCGACGAAGGCCTGCTTGACCCGATCCTGATCGGTCCCGGCGGAAAGATTCGCGCGGCGGCCGCCGAGGCCGGGGTCTCGCTTGACGGCTTCCGGATCGAGGAGACAGAGCACAGCCATGCAGCGGCGGCGCGGGCGGTGGAACTGGCGGCCTGTGGCAACGTCCAGGTGCTGGTCAAGGGCAGCCTGCATTCCGATGAACTGCTTGCGGCGGTGGTTTCGAAAAGCGGCGGCCTGCGCACCGAACGCCGGATCAGCCATGTCTATGCGATGGATGTGCCCGCCTATCGCAAGCCGGTGATCGTCACCGATGCCGCGATCAATATCGCACCGACATTGGAGCATAAGCGCGACATCTGCCAGAATGCCGTCGATCTGATGCGGCTTCTGGGGCGCGATCAGCCGAAGGTCGCGGTGCTGGCGGCGGTCGAGACGGTGAACGCGACGATGCCCGCCACGCTGGATGCCGCCGCGCTGACGGTGATGGCGGCTCGAGGCCAGATCACGGGCGCGCTGGTTGACGGGCCGCTGGCCTTCGACAATGCGATCAGCCCCGAGGCGGTGGCGACGAAGGGCATCGTCTCGCAGGTGGCGGGCGAGGCCGATATTCTTCTGGTGCCGGATCTCGAGGCCGGGAACATGCTTGCCAAACAGCTGATCTATTTCGCGGGCGCCACGGCCGCGGGGCTGGTTCTGGGCGCACGGGTGCCAATCGTTCTGACAAGCCGGGCGGATCCTTTATCGGCCCGCATCGCCTCGGCTGCGCTGGCCAAGCTGGTCGCGGTCCGCAAAGCGGAGGGGAAGGCGTGA
- a CDS encoding alpha/beta fold hydrolase — protein MALTPKSDGSGATGDESLGIEAFQAVDRIREALSGQLSGGVSPGSLMMAYVDWAFHLAQAPGKQMELGVKAGRKWQRLMAHLMASAMDPQAAPVITPLPGDRRFAGEAWAKPPFSWMSQAFLLQQQWLHNVTHEVPGVTKHHEDVVSFAAKQILDVCAPSNNPFTNPEVVARTWATGGMNLVKGWQNWLQDVVRQIRQEPPEGVEAFTPGRDVAVTPGKVIFRNHLIELIQYTPTTETVHPEPVLIVPAWIMKYYILDLSPENSLIRWLVAQGHTVFAISWRNPGAEDRDLTLEDYRRLGVMAALDEITRLMPDQKIHATGYCLGGTLLSIAAAAMAGKGDARLASLTLLAAQVDFAEPGELALFIDPSQLHLLESMMWNRGYLSADQMAGAFQLLRSNDLIWSRMVRDYMMGERTAMNDLMAWNADSTRMPYRMHAEYLRRLYLNNELSSGRFTAGGKTVLLQNIRVPIFAVGTERDHVAPWKSVYKIHQFTDCEVTFALTSGGHNAGIVSPPGHPRRRYRLATRAHDDALLPPETWVEANPATEGSWWTPWQAWLAARSGAPAAPPAMGNALADAPGTYVFQR, from the coding sequence ATGGCCCTTACTCCCAAATCAGATGGCTCGGGTGCAACCGGCGATGAAAGCCTTGGCATCGAGGCTTTTCAGGCCGTTGACCGCATACGAGAGGCGCTCTCGGGACAGCTCAGCGGCGGGGTCTCGCCCGGCTCGCTGATGATGGCCTATGTCGACTGGGCCTTTCATCTGGCGCAGGCACCGGGCAAGCAGATGGAACTGGGCGTCAAGGCGGGCCGCAAATGGCAGCGTCTCATGGCGCATCTGATGGCCTCGGCGATGGATCCGCAGGCCGCGCCGGTCATCACGCCCTTGCCGGGCGACCGCCGTTTCGCCGGTGAAGCCTGGGCGAAACCGCCCTTCAGCTGGATGTCGCAGGCTTTCCTGCTGCAGCAGCAATGGCTGCATAACGTCACCCATGAGGTTCCGGGCGTGACGAAGCACCACGAGGATGTGGTGTCTTTTGCCGCGAAACAGATCCTTGATGTCTGTGCGCCTTCGAACAACCCTTTTACCAATCCCGAGGTTGTGGCACGGACCTGGGCTACCGGAGGCATGAACCTTGTGAAGGGCTGGCAGAACTGGCTGCAGGACGTCGTCCGCCAGATCCGGCAGGAGCCGCCAGAGGGTGTCGAGGCCTTTACACCGGGTCGCGATGTGGCGGTGACGCCGGGCAAGGTAATCTTCCGCAACCACCTGATCGAACTGATCCAGTATACGCCCACGACAGAAACCGTGCACCCCGAGCCGGTGCTGATCGTTCCGGCCTGGATCATGAAATACTATATCCTCGACCTCAGCCCGGAGAATTCACTGATCCGCTGGCTGGTGGCGCAGGGCCACACGGTTTTCGCCATTTCCTGGCGCAATCCGGGTGCAGAGGATCGTGATCTGACGCTGGAGGATTATCGCCGGCTGGGCGTGATGGCCGCGTTGGATGAGATCACCCGTCTAATGCCCGATCAGAAAATCCACGCCACCGGCTATTGTCTGGGTGGCACTTTGCTGTCGATCGCGGCGGCTGCCATGGCGGGGAAGGGGGACGCGCGTCTCGCCTCGCTGACGCTGCTTGCCGCGCAGGTCGATTTCGCCGAACCGGGCGAGCTTGCGTTGTTCATCGACCCAAGCCAGCTGCATCTTCTTGAAAGCATGATGTGGAACCGCGGCTATCTCTCTGCCGATCAGATGGCGGGGGCGTTTCAGCTTTTGCGCTCGAATGACCTCATCTGGTCCCGGATGGTGCGCGATTACATGATGGGCGAGCGGACGGCGATGAATGATCTCATGGCCTGGAATGCCGACAGCACCCGGATGCCCTATCGGATGCATGCCGAATATCTGCGCAGGCTTTATCTGAATAATGAGCTTTCTTCGGGACGCTTCACCGCCGGGGGCAAGACAGTTCTGTTGCAGAACATCCGGGTGCCGATCTTTGCCGTCGGGACCGAGCGCGATCATGTCGCACCCTGGAAGTCGGTCTACAAAATCCACCAGTTCACCGATTGCGAGGTGACTTTCGCGCTGACGTCGGGCGGGCATAATGCGGGGATCGTCTCTCCTCCCGGTCACCCGCGCCGCCGCTACCGGCTGGCGACCCGCGCCCATGACGACGCGCTTTTGCCGCCCGAGACCTGGGTCGAGGCCAATCCTGCAACCGAGGGTTCGTGGTGGACGCCCTGGCAGGCCTGGCTTGCCGCGCGTTCGGGTGCCCCCGCCGCGCCGCCCGCAATGGGCAACGCGCTGGCAGATGCGCCCGGCACATATGTTTTCCAGAGGTGA